The sequence GGGGTCTTCTTCCAGAACGGTATCCAGTTTGCCGACCACAACCGGGAGGTCGGGCGCCAGAGCAAGTACGAGGATCTGGATCTCGTCCTCGACACGGTGGAGGAAGGGGGACAGTGCCTGGTCTTCGTCAGTTCCCGAAAAAACGCTGAAGCGTTTGCGAAACGTGCCGCATCGGGGCTGAAACTCGCGAATCCGACCCTCGCCGGTTACGCCGATAAGATACGCTCGAACGCCGGGACCGATATGGGGCGGATCCTTGCCGCCTGCGTGGCGCAGGGGGCGGCGTTCCACCACGCGGGGCTCGCGCGGGAGGAGCGGCAGATCGTTGAAGCGGGGTTCCGGGAGGGAGAGATCAAGGTGATCGCCTCCACCCCGACGCTCGCCGCAGGCTTAAACCTCCCTGCCCGGCGGGTGATCGTCCGCGACTACCTCCGGTTCAACGCCGGGGAGGGGATGGTGCCGATCCCGGTCAGGGAGTACCGGCAGATGGCAGGGCGGGCCGGGCGGCCGCACCTCGACCCCTACGGCGAGGCGGTCCTGATAGCAAAGTCAGAGGAGATGATCGGGGAACTCTTCGACTGCTACATCGATGCGCCGGCCGAGGATGTCAGGAGCCAGTGCGCGAACGAGGCGGTCCTCTGCACCCACATCCTCTCGCTCATCGCGACCAACTTCGCCCGCGAGACGGGCGAGGTGCTCAGGTTCATGGATGGGACGTTCTACGCCCACTGCGGTGAGAGCCCCCGTGCGCTCTCGCGCGCGGTCGACCGGGTGCTTGAGTTCCTGCGGGAAGCCGAGATGATCACCGAGGTGGGGGAGTGGCTTGAGCCCACCGAGTACGGGTCGCTCGTCTCCCGGCTCTACATCGACCCCCGGAGCGCTGAGGTGATCGTGACCGCGATGACCGGCCGGAAGGAGTATACCGATATCGGTCTCCTGCAACTCCTCTGTTCCACGCCCGATATGCTGACGCTCTACGTCCGGAGGAACGATATGTATCTCCTGGACCGGTTCCTTGCCGATCACCGGGACGAACTCTGGATGGAGATCCCCTGGGACGCGGGCGAGGGGTTCGACCGGAGCCTCAAGACCGCGCTCCTCCTCCTCGACTGGGCGAATGAGGTAGGCGAAGAGACCATCTGCGAGCGCTACAACGTCGGGCCCGGCGACGTCTACGGGGTAGTGGAGAGCGTCGCCTGGCTGGTCCACGCGAGCCGGCACCTCGCCCGGCTCTTTGCGCCGCACCTCGCAGGCCCAATCGAGGAGATGGAACTCCGGACCAAACACGGGATCAAAAAGGAACTCCTGCCCCTCATCAGGCTCCGCGGGATCGGACGGGTCAGGGCCCGCCGGCTCTTCAACAACGGTCTTGGGTCGCTTGAGGCGCTGCGCGCGGCCGGGCCGGAGAAGGTCGGGAAGGTCATCGGGCAGAAGATCGCCGCCCAGGTCTTCGAGCAGCTCGAAGGGGTGCGGGACGAGATCGAGGAGGTCGGCGAGGAGCAGGCGACCCTCTTCCGGTTCGGGTGAACGAAAACATGGCAGAACCAGCATGCGATATCTACCAGGCGGTCTTTACGGTCGATGAGAATGTCAGTTTTCTCGAAAAGGTCCGGGGGATCGCCGACGAACACAGGACCCATATCATCCTCTTTGACGCCGACCGCCTGGCAGGGCGCGACCACGTGGCGGCGGCGCTCCGGCACGCGTGGCGGTCATGGACCGGCGGCGAGCCGATAGCAAACTCTATCGAGATGGAAGCGCTCCTCTACGCCGCGGGGAGCAGGCAGTGCCAGGTGGCCGCGTTCTTCGGTATCCACCCGGGAGTGAACCGGGCCTACGTCGCCGTCTGCCCGCCGGCGCCGGGCATCCGGGAGCGCCTCGCCGGTTGTGTGACGTTTGTCGACGAGGATTGGGAGGAGATCGATCCCGCGAAGCGGGAGCGCCTCGCGGAACTCTTCAGTATCACGCCCGAAGAGGTTCTGGTGGTAGGGGAGGAGCGGTTCCGCGAGCTGGTGCTCGAACGGGTCGCGCTCCTTGACGTCTACCGTTGACCCGCTGATGCGTGGGTGAGGATGTGCCTGATCTCGGGGATGATGATGTCCCGGGCGGCGAGCGTGACCGCCTTTGT is a genomic window of Methanoculleus bourgensis MS2 containing:
- a CDS encoding ATP-dependent DNA helicase, encoding MEIADLPIPPDLAASYARRGITELYPPQAACVEAGLLLGKNLLIAIPTASGKTLVAEMAMHHQVERGGKCLYIVPLRALASEKFEEFSGKGLRVGIATGDLDRRDDYLGRNDIIVATSEKVDSLLRNRTPWLAEITLLVLDEVHLIDDPSRGATLEMVVAKLRHKNPAMQIIALSATIGNPGDLAGWLDAELVESDWRPVDLREGVFFQNGIQFADHNREVGRQSKYEDLDLVLDTVEEGGQCLVFVSSRKNAEAFAKRAASGLKLANPTLAGYADKIRSNAGTDMGRILAACVAQGAAFHHAGLAREERQIVEAGFREGEIKVIASTPTLAAGLNLPARRVIVRDYLRFNAGEGMVPIPVREYRQMAGRAGRPHLDPYGEAVLIAKSEEMIGELFDCYIDAPAEDVRSQCANEAVLCTHILSLIATNFARETGEVLRFMDGTFYAHCGESPRALSRAVDRVLEFLREAEMITEVGEWLEPTEYGSLVSRLYIDPRSAEVIVTAMTGRKEYTDIGLLQLLCSTPDMLTLYVRRNDMYLLDRFLADHRDELWMEIPWDAGEGFDRSLKTALLLLDWANEVGEETICERYNVGPGDVYGVVESVAWLVHASRHLARLFAPHLAGPIEEMELRTKHGIKKELLPLIRLRGIGRVRARRLFNNGLGSLEALRAAGPEKVGKVIGQKIAAQVFEQLEGVRDEIEEVGEEQATLFRFG
- the cgi121 gene encoding KEOPS complex subunit Cgi121 produces the protein MAEPACDIYQAVFTVDENVSFLEKVRGIADEHRTHIILFDADRLAGRDHVAAALRHAWRSWTGGEPIANSIEMEALLYAAGSRQCQVAAFFGIHPGVNRAYVAVCPPAPGIRERLAGCVTFVDEDWEEIDPAKRERLAELFSITPEEVLVVGEERFRELVLERVALLDVYR